The genome window AAGGAGTTGAACAATGACTACACCTGACCTTTCGTCCAAACCCGCCATCGCCCCCGTCCAACAAGCCGAACGCGTCCAGATCGTGGACATCCTGCGCGGCTTCGCCCTATTCGGCATCCTGCTCGTGAACATGACCATTTTCTACCGCCCGATACAAGCCATCCTCTTCCCCGCCGACCCAGCCATGCCCTGGTTTGACCGCGCCGCCGAATGGTTCATACATTTTGCCGGGGAAGGCAAGTTCTACGCCCTGTTTTCCATGCTCTTCGGGCTGGGATTAACCCTGCAAATGGAGCACATTGAAGCGCGCGGCGGCAAGTTCGTCCCGCTCTATCTGCGGCGGTTGTTCGTCCTGCTGTTGATTGGTCTTGTTCATGCCTTCCTAATCTGGATCGGCGACATTCTTATCTTGTATGCCCTGCTCGGCTTCCTGCTCGTTCTTTTCCGCAAGGCAAAGCCGCGCACCCTGCTGATCTGGGCGGCGATTCTGATCTCGATTCCGCTGTTGTTCAACACTGCGGTGGCCGGACTGCTCGAGTTTGGGCGTTCCGTCCCCGAGGGCGCTCAGCAAATCGATGCGGTCTTTGCCGAGACCATTGCGTCCTTCAAGACCGACCTGGTGCGTGCCAACCGCGTCTATGCGGATGGTAATTTCGCCGAAATCACCGAACAGCGCATATATGACTATACCAGCATGGGATTGTCAGCCTTTTTTGTGATGGGTTTCAACGTGCTGGCGATGTTCCTGCTGGGCGTTTACTTTGGCAGGCGCGAAATCTTCAAACACCTCGAAGACAACCGCGGCTTCTTCCGCACATTGCTGTTCTGGGGCTTGCTCATCGGCTTGACCGGAAACGCGCTCTATGCCACCCTCATCATGCCGCTTCCGCGCATCGAACCGTCCGGTCTATTGTTAATGGCAACCGCGGCACAGGCAATCGGCGCGCCATTGCTGATGCTCGCTTACGTCTCCGCCTTTTGCCTGCTGGCGCTTTCACCGGTCTGGGGGAAAAGGCTCCAAGTTTTAGCCCCGGTCGGGCAGATGGCGCTCACTAATTACCTGACGCAGTCCATCGTCTGCACGCTGATCTTCTACGGCTACGGGCTTGGCTTGTTCGGTCAGATGGGCGCGGCGGCAGGCATCGGTTTGACTTTCGTCATCTACCTGCTCCAAATCCCTTTCAGTCATTGGTGGATGAAACGCTTCAAATACGGACCCGCTGAATGGCTCTGGCGTTCCCTGACCTATCTCAAGCCTCAGCCGATGGGCAGAAACGGCGTGTCTGAATGAAGTTCGAACTACACTGGCTCAACGGTTTGTGGCTGATGCTTCCATTGCTGGCATGGAACATTGTCCTGGCTCCCAAAATAACCCTTGAACAAGTTGTCTCGGATGCCAACTCGCCTGCCTGGCTATTGACAGCGGAAAGCATCACAAGAATCATCGTGTTTGTTTTTCCAATTTTGCTTGCTCTTCAGTTTCGAGATGTACTGGGGAAGGCGGGGTTGGTGATTTATGTTTTTGGAACGCTCATCTATTTCGCTTCCTGGATTCCCCTAA of Anaerolineales bacterium contains these proteins:
- a CDS encoding DUF418 domain-containing protein, producing the protein MTTPDLSSKPAIAPVQQAERVQIVDILRGFALFGILLVNMTIFYRPIQAILFPADPAMPWFDRAAEWFIHFAGEGKFYALFSMLFGLGLTLQMEHIEARGGKFVPLYLRRLFVLLLIGLVHAFLIWIGDILILYALLGFLLVLFRKAKPRTLLIWAAILISIPLLFNTAVAGLLEFGRSVPEGAQQIDAVFAETIASFKTDLVRANRVYADGNFAEITEQRIYDYTSMGLSAFFVMGFNVLAMFLLGVYFGRREIFKHLEDNRGFFRTLLFWGLLIGLTGNALYATLIMPLPRIEPSGLLLMATAAQAIGAPLLMLAYVSAFCLLALSPVWGKRLQVLAPVGQMALTNYLTQSIVCTLIFYGYGLGLFGQMGAAAGIGLTFVIYLLQIPFSHWWMKRFKYGPAEWLWRSLTYLKPQPMGRNGVSE